The Chryseobacterium indologenes genomic sequence GCTGATTACCCCTCGGCTTTCAGGACGAGCCGCCCCTATTTCCATTACTGAAAAGAACCGATATACTTATCATTGCACCGCAAAGAGTTTACCTGGTTTCACTACAGCCGAACTGTACCTGCTTTCTGTTGCACTTGTCCTACCCTCACGGGTGACGGATGTTATCCGCTTTGCTGCTCTATGGTGTCCGGACTTTCCTACCTCCCGTAAACGGGAAATCAACAGGCCGATTTTCTCGCGGATGCAAAGATACGTAAATTTCATGGTAAAACAGGTACACACACCTGAGAGCAATCTGATCTCAGCATTTTTATCTTCGGCTCGAAACTCATTTTTATGCTCAGTTTTTATCCTTTTAGGATTTTACGATTATAATTTTCACTAATTACCACATTATTATTATCTTCGTGCGATTATACATCTATGAATTCCAGGGAAAAAGAATTTGCGCAACTTATTAAAGATAATCAGGGCTTGATTATTAAAGTATCGCGCTTATATACCAATTCTCTTGAAGATGAAGAGGATCTTTTTCAGGAAATCGTATTACAGCTCTGGAGAAGTTATGATTCTTTTAAAGGAAATTCCAAAATTTCTACATGGATGTATCGTGTAGCGCTCAATACAGCCATTACTCTTTTTAGAAAAAAAAAGCAAAAGCCTTCCCACGAATGAACTTGATATCAACCACAAGGATTTTGTGGAGGATGATGATGAGAAACAACAACAAATTTCGCTTTTGTATACTGTGATCAAGACTCTTCCTAATATAGAAAGAGCCATTGTCATGATGTATCTTGACGATCTGCCTTACAAGGATATTGCAGAAAACCTCGGTATCACTGAAGTCAATGCCCGCGTGAAAATGAACAGATTAAAGAAAACCCTTAAAGAACAGATGGAAAAATATGCCTGAATTTGATTTAGACAGTTTTAAAAAAACATGGCAGGAACAACCTGTTCAGCCTAAATATGACAACAGTGAGATTCTTCAGATGTTGAATCGAAAGTCGCGTAATTACGTAAAGTATATTTTCTGGATCAGTGTTGTAGAATTTTTATTCTTTTCCGTACTGGGGTTGTTCTATTTTTTCCAGGAAGAAGAATCAGATAGTTTTCGCAAGGTACTGGAAAGATTGGGAGCACAGGAAGCGCCCGAGGTTGAAAACAATTTTGGCCATGTCTACCTGGCGATTAAAATACTAAGCTTACTCATTACAGCATATTTTGTATTAAAATTTTATCAGAATTACCGGAGAATAAAGATCGAAGAAAATCTTAAGGGGCTTATTACAAGAATC encodes the following:
- a CDS encoding beta-carotene 15,15'-monooxygenase, producing MPEFDLDSFKKTWQEQPVQPKYDNSEILQMLNRKSRNYVKYIFWISVVEFLFFSVLGLFYFFQEEESDSFRKVLERLGAQEAPEVENNFGHVYLAIKILSLLITAYFVLKFYQNYRRIKIEENLKGLITRIIKFKRTVNAFILISIVLLLAFTFVLTAFIFYILDAQNVQPSNSNLTIIIVGITVSTFLAISMIWLYYRLVYGTIIKKLDKNLKQLKEIDSQEN